The Tolypothrix sp. PCC 7712 region TCCTTTTGGTGCTTTAATAATGGCTGCTTGGGGAATTGTACCTGCTTGAGCCGCTTGGATAGCAGCTTCACTAGCATCTATACAAGCTAGAGAACCATCGGTAGTAACTATATAGATGTGATTCTCAAAAAACTGCATCGATAATGCTGAAGCACAGCCAGTAGAAAGCTTCCACAAGCGTTCCCCCGATTCATTGAAACAGTAAATGGATGAACTGTTATCACCAGCAAACACATACTTACCATCTGCGGCTGTAGCACAAGAATAAACAGATGCGTCGCACTTGTAAACTGGGCCAGCTTTACCTTGCTTGCTAAAACAGTAAATTTTTTGGTCACTTGCACCTGCGTAAACGGCTGATGTTTCTTGCCAACCGAATAATACAGCACCACCTGTTTGTTGATGCCAAAGCATCCGACCTTCTTGATTATCATACATAGTCACGCCTTGAGAGTGACCGTGATAGACACCAGCTTCATCACAACGTACCATCCAGCCAGATTGACCTTGACTTAAACGCGTCCATTGTGATTCATCTTCATGATCGATTGTCGTGACACCACCGTTAGCATCGGAAACAGCTAACAAGCCATTGTTAATATCTAGCCAAAAGATATCGACATTTTCATCAATATTATATGCAACGCGAGGTAACTTCCCTGTCAAGTCGTAGACGTTGCCATCATCGCAGCCAGCATAAATCCAGATATCATCAGCAACTAGACATTTCACACCATCAGGCAGCTTAAACTGGTTAATAACTTGACCTTGATGATTCAGCGCAAAAACTTGACCTGCTTGATTACCCACCCAGCAACGATTACCGTCAATAAAAATGCCAAAGGCTGCGGAATTAGAGTTAAATTTCCAGAGAATTGGCGCTTGTTGTGCTGTCGAGGTGGTACTGGTAACTGCGCGTCTAGTCACCGAACGCTTTTGACGCACACCCATAACGGCTGGTTCGTAACCTTTCGCCAATTTTTCTTTAATCTTCTTGTTGGCTTCGGCTTTAGCTTTGTCTGGGGTGGGGTAAGTTTTCCTCTGAGTTTGCCCTGAGTCGCCAATACGACCATAACGTATTGTTACTTCAGTATCTTTGATGATGACTTCATAAAATTTATGAGAACCTCCATTTGCTTCAGAAAGCTCTAGGTAGGTCTTTTCTTCAGCCATGACATTTTATCCTAAACATAAAATTGGGAAAATGGATATTTTGGCTTAGTTGTAAATGCTACCTTTTGGATTGTCAATTAACCATCATGCTGTTGCAGGTGGCTGACAGAAAGTTTCACCAAACTTTGAACCCTTACTAGAACATTCAAATAGATGTAAGCCTAGTTGCTGGGAAAGTTCTTCGCATACCTTAACCCCGCGCACGCTGTTACCTCGCACATCTAACGGTGGAGAAAAGACCGCAATTCCCATTTGGTTGGGAACAACAGCCAAGATTCCGCCACAAACACCGCTTTTCGCAGGAATACCGATTTTATAAGCCCACTCACCAGCAAAATTATACATCCCACAGGTGTACATAACGCTCAAAATGTCTTTTATGTAACAACTTTTTACTGCCTGTTCCTGAGTAATGGGGTTAATGCCTCTGTTGGCTAAAGTTGCTGCCATCACTGCCAAATCACGGCAATTGACCATCACCGCACACTGCTGAAAGTATAAATCTAAGGACTCTTCAATATTTTGGTCAATCATGCCAAAGTTGAGCATGAGATGAGCCATAGCGCGGTTGCGATGTCCGGTGCTGCGTTCAGAAGTAAATACAGAAATATCAACGAATACATCATGACCGATGTATCTTCTAAACATATCCAGCATCCGGTTAAGGCGTTCGGTAGCACCAGCACCTTTGATTAAACTAGTAGTGGCGATCGCACCTGCATTTACCATTGGATTTAATGGTCGATTGGATTGCTCATCAAGGATAATGGCGTTGAATGCATCTCCTGTCGGTTCTACACCAACCCTAGTCAAGACATAATCTCGTCCATGATCCTCAAGGGCCAATCCGTAAGCAAAGACCTTAGAAATTGACTGAATGGTAAATAGTTGCTCGTAATCGCCAACTTCGTAAACCTGACCATCTACCGTCACAATGCAAATGCTAAACAAGTCAGGATTTACCTTTGCTAGTTCTGGAATGTAGTTGGCTACTAGACCGTCTCGCAGCGACTTGTACTTGGAATGCAATTCCTGAAGAACATCGGGAAATGGCGATGCGACTATTTCTAAACTTCCTTGGTGTGCCATGAGGCTTACAGCTTGCTTTAAAAAATCATACTCAATCAACTACTGTAGGCAAAAATGTGGTTTTATTTTCATGTGTTGGGGATTGGGGATAAGGGGAGAAAGGGGAAGGGGGAAACGGAGAAGGGGAGAAAGGGGAAATTATTATTACTCATTACTCATTACTCATTACCCATTACCCATTCCCCAGTCCCCATTCCCCATTCCCCAGTCCCCAGTCCCCAGTCCCCAGTCCCCAAACACAAATAGATACCATCTTCTGTGACCTATGCTTTAAGCCTGTTTATCGCTGCTGATATATGTATTTGATGACGGCTACTGATGGCTTGAGTCTCTTTTGAAATTACTTAATTATAAGTATGTCACATATTATACAACAAACTTTTTAGAGTATTTATGCTGAGTCGGTCTAAAAGCTAAAGTTAATTATATAACTTCTGTTTAACTGACAATGAATTTATCCTTATCAGGAGATATGTAACAAAAATAACTTTTTAATTTATTATGAAGTTAATGTGAGGTTTATATTTTTTATTCTGTAATTCTTGTTACAAAACAAATCTGAAGATTTATAAAAATTAAATTAACTTAAGTCTTATAAGTATATATTCGCAAATTTTAAAATAATTAGTTATAGATTTTCAGCTAATGTTTTGCGTCAATCTCGAAGGAGCGAAAAGCTACATATATAAGCAATATTGGGTGAAAAATTTGGCAGTTCTAGCTCAATTTCTACTCACGAAAATGTTAATTTTTCATAAGAAAAGTTTTACTTATCAAAAAAAACGTTACATAGCCGAAATCCGCATTTGAGAAAGCTTTGAGCCTTGAAAATAAGATCTAATTTTGCTAAAGTTACCAAGACTTACGCTAAAACCCTGATCCCCAAGCTCAAAGGTTCGTGTTAGTCTGTTGCAGTTACAAAACAGAAAAGTGAAAGCGGAACGAGTTCGAGTTGAAGGGAACAACACTTTTACTGGTGCATAATCCCACGAACCGTGAAACCTCTGTTCTACAGTCGCTTTAAAATCGGACGCATGAATCAAAGACATTTTTGGACTATTGTCGCCGTGTTTCTAACTGTTTTAGGGATGCCCTCAGTTGGACGCACTCAAACCACTAAGGGAGATGCTCTTGCTTCTCAACCATCGCCAGCAGGTGAGGTTGTCAAAGTAGGAGAGTACCAATCCTCAGCAGAGAAACCAACCTCTGATGCTGTGATTACAGAAATTCATCCTCACAGCATTGCAGGTCGTAAGGCGGCAACCCTTTTTATCCGAAATATTCCTGTTATTACCTTTCTGAGTTCTTTATCAGCCGAGAGTAGTGAGAGCAAGGTTGGAGTAATTGACAACCCTGGGGGCGTACAAGGTTACGCCCCTCTTGCTAGCAATACAATCAAAGTGGCAAGTAATGGGAATTTGACGGATGTAGGTAACCAAATTACCGCTACTCACGATGACCCAGTGGAAAGAGCTGGTGTAATAGCAACAAAAATTAACCAGTTGCTGCGGGACGGAGTAGATGCCAGTCAGATTAGTGTCAGCTGGAAAGGAGGCGGCGAAGGGAAAGTCGCCAGTCAAAGCCAGAACAAAGGTGCCTCCGATCTGCAAAAAGCAGGCGATCGCTATACGATCAAAATCAAAGGTGAAGAATTGGTGGAAATCAATGAAAATACCCGCCTAGCAAATTCCACCAACGATTTAGCACAAGATGCATTGCAAGCCACTAACCGGATGCGGAGACTCATGGGCAATGCATCTCCCATCAGCGAAATTGCAAATTTACCAACTCGTTCGCCATTATCATTACCCAAGTTGCCACAGCAAGTTGCCATTGGCCCAGTGCGAATTACCCTAAGTGGCATTGCTTCGTGGTATGGTTACGATGGCTCTGGCAGCCGCACTGCTAGTGGTAAGAGGTTTCATCCCGAAGGCATGACTGCTGCCCATCGTAGCTTGCCGTTTGGTACAAGAGTACGTGTAACTAACACCCGCAATGGTCGTTCTGTAGTGGTGTCTATTACTGACCGTGGCCCATATATTCGGGGTCGAATTATTGACCTGTCTGCTGGTGCGGCGCGGATTTTAGGAATGATGGGTAGTGGTGTTGCACCCGTGAGAATTGAAGTATTAGG contains the following coding sequences:
- the glsA gene encoding glutaminase A, coding for MAHQGSLEIVASPFPDVLQELHSKYKSLRDGLVANYIPELAKVNPDLFSICIVTVDGQVYEVGDYEQLFTIQSISKVFAYGLALEDHGRDYVLTRVGVEPTGDAFNAIILDEQSNRPLNPMVNAGAIATTSLIKGAGATERLNRMLDMFRRYIGHDVFVDISVFTSERSTGHRNRAMAHLMLNFGMIDQNIEESLDLYFQQCAVMVNCRDLAVMAATLANRGINPITQEQAVKSCYIKDILSVMYTCGMYNFAGEWAYKIGIPAKSGVCGGILAVVPNQMGIAVFSPPLDVRGNSVRGVKVCEELSQQLGLHLFECSSKGSKFGETFCQPPATA
- a CDS encoding septal ring lytic transglycosylase RlpA family protein codes for the protein MNQRHFWTIVAVFLTVLGMPSVGRTQTTKGDALASQPSPAGEVVKVGEYQSSAEKPTSDAVITEIHPHSIAGRKAATLFIRNIPVITFLSSLSAESSESKVGVIDNPGGVQGYAPLASNTIKVASNGNLTDVGNQITATHDDPVERAGVIATKINQLLRDGVDASQISVSWKGGGEGKVASQSQNKGASDLQKAGDRYTIKIKGEELVEINENTRLANSTNDLAQDALQATNRMRRLMGNASPISEIANLPTRSPLSLPKLPQQVAIGPVRITLSGIASWYGYDGSGSRTASGKRFHPEGMTAAHRSLPFGTRVRVTNTRNGRSVVVSITDRGPYIRGRIIDLSAGAARILGMMGSGVAPVRIEVLGR
- a CDS encoding WGR domain-containing protein translates to MAEEKTYLELSEANGGSHKFYEVIIKDTEVTIRYGRIGDSGQTQRKTYPTPDKAKAEANKKIKEKLAKGYEPAVMGVRQKRSVTRRAVTSTTSTAQQAPILWKFNSNSAAFGIFIDGNRCWVGNQAGQVFALNHQGQVINQFKLPDGVKCLVADDIWIYAGCDDGNVYDLTGKLPRVAYNIDENVDIFWLDINNGLLAVSDANGGVTTIDHEDESQWTRLSQGQSGWMVRCDEAGVYHGHSQGVTMYDNQEGRMLWHQQTGGAVLFGWQETSAVYAGASDQKIYCFSKQGKAGPVYKCDASVYSCATAADGKYVFAGDNSSSIYCFNESGERLWKLSTGCASALSMQFFENHIYIVTTDGSLACIDASEAAIQAAQAGTIPQAAIIKAPKGEGAAPSAVVETTTDSSQGVIVECFKEGNKLRVRVISPGYNPNWKVQFPKDIRQEGQRYLVEEIRESASGGFYRAFGDIKKLI